From a region of the Enterobacter cancerogenus genome:
- a CDS encoding LapA family protein yields MKYLLIFLLVLAIFVISVTLGAQNDQQVTFNYLLAQGEYRVSSLLAVLFAAGFFIGWLVCGLFWLKVRVSLARAERKIKRLEHQIAPMTDIPESAGVPVVKE; encoded by the coding sequence GTGAAATATTTACTCATTTTCTTACTGGTGTTGGCGATTTTTGTCATTTCAGTCACATTGGGTGCACAAAACGATCAGCAGGTTACCTTCAACTATCTGCTGGCGCAGGGCGAGTACCGCGTATCAAGCCTGCTGGCCGTGTTATTCGCCGCAGGTTTCTTCATCGGCTGGCTGGTGTGTGGCCTGTTCTGGCTCAAAGTTCGTGTTTCTCTGGCGCGCGCTGAACGTAAAATTAAACGACTTGAACATCAAATCGCGCCCATGACCGACATTCCGGAAAGCGCGGGTGTGCCGGTCGTCAAGGAATAA
- the lapB gene encoding lipopolysaccharide assembly protein LapB yields the protein MLELLFLLLPVAAAYGWYMGRRSAQQTKQDEANRLSRDYVAGVNFLLSNQQDKAVDLFLDMLKEDTGTVEAHLTLGNLFRSRGEVDRAIRIHQTLMESASLTYDQRLLAVQQLGRDYMAAGLYDRAEDMFMQLVDETDFRISALQQLLQIYQATSDWQKAIDTAERLVKLGKDKQRVEIAHFYCELALQQMGNDDMDKAMALLKKGAAADRNSARISIMMGRVFMASGDYAKAVESLLRVIDQDKELVSETLEMLQTCYQQLGKQDEWVTFLRRCVEENTGATAELMLSDIVEQHEGSDTAQVYITRQLQRHPTMRVFHKLMDYHLNDAEEGRAKESLMVLRDMVGEQVRSKPRYRCQKCGFTAYTLYWHCPSCRAWSTIKPIRGLDGQ from the coding sequence ATGCTGGAGTTGTTGTTTCTGCTTTTGCCTGTAGCCGCAGCCTATGGCTGGTATATGGGCCGCAGAAGTGCGCAACAAACAAAACAGGATGAAGCAAACCGACTCTCCCGCGACTACGTTGCGGGGGTGAACTTCCTGCTGAGCAATCAACAGGACAAAGCGGTAGATCTGTTCCTCGACATGCTCAAAGAGGATACCGGCACCGTAGAAGCGCATCTCACCCTGGGTAACCTTTTCCGCTCTCGCGGGGAAGTAGACCGTGCTATTCGTATTCACCAGACCTTAATGGAAAGCGCCTCGCTGACCTATGACCAGCGTTTGCTGGCGGTTCAGCAGTTAGGCCGGGACTACATGGCGGCAGGGTTGTACGATCGTGCCGAAGACATGTTTATGCAGCTGGTGGACGAAACCGATTTTCGCATCAGCGCGCTTCAACAGCTGCTGCAGATTTATCAGGCCACCAGCGACTGGCAAAAAGCCATCGACACCGCCGAGCGTCTGGTTAAGCTGGGTAAAGACAAGCAGCGCGTGGAAATCGCCCATTTCTATTGCGAGCTTGCGCTCCAGCAGATGGGTAACGACGACATGGATAAAGCCATGGCGTTGCTGAAGAAAGGTGCGGCAGCGGATCGCAACAGCGCGCGTATCTCCATCATGATGGGCCGTGTGTTTATGGCGAGCGGCGATTACGCCAAAGCCGTGGAGAGCCTGCTGCGGGTGATCGATCAGGATAAAGAACTCGTCAGCGAAACGCTTGAAATGCTCCAGACATGCTACCAGCAGTTGGGCAAGCAGGATGAATGGGTGACCTTCCTGCGTCGCTGCGTGGAGGAAAATACCGGGGCGACGGCGGAGCTGATGCTTTCCGACATCGTCGAGCAGCATGAGGGCAGCGATACCGCGCAGGTGTACATCACGCGTCAGTTACAGCGCCATCCAACCATGCGCGTCTTCCACAAGCTGATGGACTACCACCTCAATGACGCAGAAGAAGGGCGCGCGAAAGAGAGCCTGATGGTGCTGCGTGACATGGTCGGCGAGCAGGTGCGCAGTAAACCGCGCTATCGCTGTCAAAAATGCGGGTTTACCGCCTACACGCTCTACTGGCATTGTCCTTCCTGCCGGGCCTGGTCAACCATTAAACCGATTCGCGGTCTTGACGGGCAGTAA
- the pyrF gene encoding orotidine-5'-phosphate decarboxylase — protein sequence MTSVSSSTSRVVTDSPVVVALDYNNRDAALAFVDGIDPRDCRLKVGKEMFTLFGPQIVRDLQQRGFDIFLDLKFHDIPNTTAHAVAAAAELGVWMVNVHASGGARMMTAAREALLPFGKDAPLLIAVTVLTSMDASDLRDLGVTLSPAEHAERLARLTQRCGLDGVVCSAQEAVRFKSELGREFKLVTPGIRPAGSEAGDQRRIMTPEQAQAAGVDYMVIGRPVTQSADPAQTLKAINASLKKGA from the coding sequence ATGACGTCTGTTAGTTCCTCTACTTCCCGCGTAGTTACTGATTCTCCTGTTGTAGTTGCCCTGGATTACAACAACCGTGATGCCGCGCTGGCCTTTGTCGACGGTATCGATCCCCGCGACTGTCGCCTTAAAGTCGGCAAAGAAATGTTTACGCTGTTTGGCCCGCAAATTGTGCGAGACCTGCAACAGCGCGGCTTCGATATCTTCCTCGACCTGAAATTCCACGATATCCCGAACACAACTGCCCACGCCGTAGCCGCTGCCGCTGAACTGGGCGTATGGATGGTGAATGTCCATGCATCAGGCGGGGCGCGGATGATGACGGCTGCACGCGAAGCGCTGCTCCCGTTTGGCAAAGACGCGCCGCTGCTGATTGCCGTAACCGTACTAACCAGTATGGACGCATCAGACCTGCGCGACCTGGGTGTGACGTTGTCACCTGCTGAGCACGCGGAACGCCTTGCGCGCCTGACGCAACGCTGTGGGCTTGATGGCGTCGTGTGCTCGGCGCAGGAAGCCGTGCGCTTTAAATCCGAGCTGGGACGTGAATTTAAGCTGGTTACACCGGGTATCCGTCCTGCGGGAAGTGAGGCAGGGGATCAGCGCCGCATCATGACGCCTGAACAGGCGCAGGCCGCAGGCGTAGACTATATGGTTATTGGTCGCCCGGTTACGCAATCAGCGGATCCGGCGCAGACGCTGAAAGCCATCAACGCATCGTTAAAAAAGGGGGCGTAA
- the yciH gene encoding stress response translation initiation inhibitor YciH — MSDSNSRLVYSTDTGRIDEPREKAERPKGDGIVRIQRQTSGRKGKGVCLVTGIDLDDAELAKLAAELKKKCGCGGAVKDGVIEIQGDKRDLIKSLLEAKGMKIKLAGG; from the coding sequence ATGAGCGATTCCAACAGCCGCCTGGTCTATTCCACTGACACGGGTCGCATTGATGAGCCACGCGAGAAAGCCGAGCGCCCGAAGGGGGATGGCATTGTGCGTATCCAGCGCCAGACCAGCGGACGCAAGGGAAAGGGCGTATGTCTGGTGACAGGTATTGATCTCGACGATGCCGAACTGGCAAAACTCGCTGCAGAATTAAAAAAGAAATGCGGTTGTGGTGGCGCGGTGAAAGACGGGGTTATCGAAATCCAGGGCGATAAACGCGATTTAATTAAATCATTGCTCGAAGCCAAAGGCATGAAAATCAAACTGGCGGGGGGCTAA
- the osmB gene encoding osmotically-inducible lipoprotein OsmB → MTLTSKKLAAAVLAITVAMSLSACSNWSKRDRNTAIGAGAGALGGAVLTDGSTLGTLGGAAVGGVIGHQVGK, encoded by the coding sequence ATGACCTTAACCAGCAAGAAATTAGCTGCCGCTGTTCTGGCAATCACTGTAGCAATGTCCCTGAGCGCATGCTCTAACTGGTCTAAACGTGACCGTAACACCGCCATTGGCGCCGGTGCTGGTGCTCTGGGTGGTGCGGTATTAACGGATGGTAGCACGCTGGGTACTTTAGGTGGCGCTGCTGTCGGCGGTGTCATTGGTCACCAGGTAGGCAAATAA
- the yciT gene encoding DNA-binding transcriptional regulator YciT — MNSRQQIILQMVIDQGRVSVVDLAKTTGVSEVTIRQDLNLLEKQSYLRRAHGYAVPLDSEDVETRMMNNYALKRELAEFAASLVNNGETVFIENGSSNALLARTLAEQKDVTIITVSSYIAHLLKETRCEVILLGGIYQKKSESMVGPLTRQYVQQVHFTKAFIGIDGWQPETGFTGRDMMRSDVVNAVLEKECEAIVLSDSSKFGAVHPYTMGPLSRFSRVITDKRLSDEHRLQLEHAGLTVDIVDNAL, encoded by the coding sequence ATGAATTCTCGACAACAAATCATTTTGCAGATGGTCATCGATCAGGGACGCGTGAGCGTGGTCGATCTCGCGAAAACCACCGGTGTTTCCGAAGTCACAATCCGTCAGGATCTTAACCTTCTCGAAAAGCAGAGCTACCTGCGTCGTGCCCACGGCTATGCTGTCCCGCTGGACAGTGAGGACGTCGAAACCCGCATGATGAACAATTATGCCCTTAAGCGCGAGCTGGCGGAGTTTGCGGCATCCCTGGTGAACAACGGCGAAACGGTGTTCATTGAAAACGGCAGCAGTAATGCCCTGCTGGCGCGCACGCTCGCTGAGCAGAAAGACGTAACGATTATTACCGTCAGCAGCTACATCGCGCATCTGCTGAAAGAAACGCGCTGTGAAGTAATTCTGTTAGGCGGTATCTACCAGAAAAAAAGCGAGAGTATGGTAGGCCCATTGACCCGCCAGTACGTTCAGCAGGTGCATTTCACCAAGGCCTTTATTGGTATCGATGGCTGGCAGCCTGAAACAGGCTTCACCGGCAGAGACATGATGCGTTCTGACGTGGTGAACGCGGTGCTGGAAAAAGAGTGCGAAGCCATCGTGTTGTCTGACAGCTCTAAATTTGGCGCTGTCCATCCTTACACCATGGGCCCGCTGTCGCGCTTTAGCCGGGTGATCACCGACAAACGTCTTAGCGATGAACATCGCCTTCAGCTGGAACACGCTGGCTTAACGGTCGATATCGTCGACAACGCGCTATAA
- a CDS encoding YciZ family protein: MANIDVLTVAQRIDTVLDILVAGDYHSAIRNLEILKAELLAQKGTETALQNPQPKAPWEV; this comes from the coding sequence ATGGCTAACATTGATGTGCTGACCGTGGCACAACGTATTGATACTGTGCTGGATATTCTGGTTGCTGGCGATTATCACTCCGCGATCCGTAATCTTGAGATCTTAAAAGCGGAGTTATTAGCACAGAAAGGCACGGAGACCGCATTACAAAACCCTCAACCTAAAGCCCCGTGGGAAGTGTAG
- a CDS encoding crotonase/enoyl-CoA hydratase family protein, with amino-acid sequence MTVINQATCTLFTDTERFTQLAGYYEEERRTVWMMLRAQPRPCFNHALIEEIMNLSWLVRQSGFVVDFWVTGSLVPDMYNAGGDLQFFVECLQNGRREALRAYARACVDCVHAASRGFDTGAISLAMVEGSALGGGFEAALAHHFVLAQRDARLGFPEIAFNLFPGMGGYSLVARRAGMKLAEELIYKGESHTAEWYEQQGLVDLLFEPGQSYVSVRTFIDTLQPKLNGVRAMLRARTRVLQLPRSELMDITEDWVDAAFCLEPKDIAYMERLVMLQNRHQAAGLRKAS; translated from the coding sequence ATGACAGTTATCAACCAGGCTACCTGTACACTGTTTACCGATACTGAACGTTTCACGCAACTGGCAGGCTATTATGAGGAGGAGCGTCGCACGGTATGGATGATGTTGCGGGCGCAGCCACGCCCCTGTTTTAACCATGCACTGATTGAAGAGATCATGAATCTCTCCTGGCTGGTTCGCCAGTCGGGGTTTGTGGTCGACTTTTGGGTGACCGGTTCCCTTGTGCCTGATATGTACAACGCAGGGGGCGATCTGCAGTTCTTCGTGGAATGCCTGCAGAACGGGCGTCGGGAAGCGTTGCGTGCCTACGCCCGCGCCTGCGTGGATTGCGTTCACGCCGCCTCACGGGGGTTTGATACGGGCGCAATATCGCTGGCGATGGTAGAAGGGAGCGCCCTGGGCGGTGGATTTGAAGCCGCGCTCGCGCACCATTTCGTCCTGGCCCAACGCGATGCGCGCTTAGGCTTCCCCGAGATTGCGTTCAACCTGTTCCCGGGCATGGGGGGGTACTCCCTCGTGGCGCGTCGCGCAGGCATGAAGCTGGCGGAGGAGCTGATTTATAAGGGCGAGTCTCACACGGCGGAATGGTATGAGCAGCAGGGGTTAGTCGATCTGCTCTTCGAACCTGGCCAGAGCTACGTCTCCGTTCGCACCTTCATCGACACGCTCCAGCCGAAGCTGAACGGCGTACGGGCTATGCTTCGTGCCCGCACCCGCGTTTTACAGCTTCCACGAAGCGAGCTGATGGATATCACCGAGGACTGGGTCGACGCGGCATTTTGCCTTGAGCCGAAAGATATCGCCTACATGGAGCGTCTGGTGATGCTGCAAAACCGCCACCAGGCGGCAGGGCTGCGTAAAGCCAGCTAA
- the pdeR gene encoding cyclic di-GMP phosphodiesterase: MMDDLEQNLLFRYMGTHSPWWRLTADSNALHLAASESADITQVVALSDEQAERIRELTVITSSISMTLSLYGVDVPVHLVGRKINKHEWAGTASAWNDTPSVARDLAQGLSFAEQVVSEANSVIVILDQHGNIQRFNRLSEEYTGLKEQEVIGQNVFKLFMSRSEAAASKRNISGFFRNGSSYEVERWIKTRKGQRLFLFRNKFVHSGSGKNEIFLICSGTDITEERRAQERLRVLANTDTITGLPNRNAIHELISDAIIARGDTQVGIVYLDLDNFKKVNDAYGHMFGDQLLQAVALAILSCLDEGQTLARLGGDEFIVMASDTSQSSLEAMASRILTRLRQPFRIGLIEVYTGCSLGIALTPQHGTDRESVIRNADTAMYTAKESGRGKFCVFSPEMNQRVFEYLWLDTNLRKALDNDQLLIHYQPKMTWRGEVRSLEALVRWQSPERGLIPPMEFISYAEESGLIVPLGRWVMLDVVRQVAKWRDKGINLRVAVNVSARQLADQTIFSDLKQALSDLNFEYCPIDVELTESCLIENEELALSVIQQFSQLGAQIHLDDFGTGYSSLSQLARFPIDAIKLDQSFVRDIHKQSISQSLVRAIVAVAQALNLQVIAEGVESAKEDAFLTKNGVNERQGFLFAKPMPAAAFERWLKRYQARHMR, translated from the coding sequence ATGATGGACGATCTGGAGCAAAACTTGCTGTTTCGTTACATGGGCACGCACAGCCCCTGGTGGAGACTGACGGCTGACAGCAATGCGCTGCATCTGGCGGCCAGCGAAAGCGCCGATATCACGCAGGTGGTTGCGCTCAGTGATGAGCAGGCGGAACGCATCCGCGAGCTGACCGTTATTACCTCCAGCATCTCAATGACGCTCTCGCTGTACGGCGTGGACGTTCCGGTTCACCTTGTGGGCCGTAAAATCAATAAACATGAGTGGGCCGGCACGGCGTCTGCCTGGAACGACACCCCTTCGGTCGCGCGCGATCTCGCGCAGGGTCTCTCTTTTGCTGAGCAGGTTGTCTCGGAGGCCAACTCCGTCATTGTTATTCTCGATCAGCACGGCAATATTCAGCGCTTCAACCGGTTGAGCGAAGAGTACACCGGCCTGAAAGAACAAGAAGTGATTGGCCAGAACGTCTTCAAGCTGTTTATGAGCCGTAGCGAAGCGGCGGCGTCAAAGCGCAATATTTCAGGGTTCTTTCGTAACGGCAGCTCCTATGAAGTGGAGCGCTGGATTAAAACCCGTAAGGGGCAACGGCTGTTTCTCTTCAGGAACAAATTCGTTCACAGCGGCAGCGGGAAAAATGAAATTTTCCTTATCTGTTCCGGCACGGATATTACCGAGGAGCGCCGCGCCCAGGAGCGTCTGCGCGTGCTGGCGAATACCGACACCATCACCGGTTTACCGAACCGCAATGCCATTCATGAACTCATCTCCGATGCCATCATCGCGCGTGGCGATACGCAGGTTGGCATCGTGTACCTCGATCTTGATAACTTCAAAAAGGTAAACGATGCCTATGGCCACATGTTTGGCGATCAGCTGTTACAGGCTGTCGCCCTGGCGATTTTAAGCTGTCTGGATGAAGGCCAAACCCTGGCCCGACTCGGCGGTGATGAATTTATCGTCATGGCCTCTGACACCTCGCAAAGTTCGCTGGAGGCGATGGCATCACGCATTTTAACGCGCTTACGCCAACCGTTCCGGATCGGCTTAATCGAAGTCTATACCGGCTGTTCTTTAGGGATCGCCCTCACCCCGCAGCACGGCACCGACCGGGAAAGCGTCATTCGCAACGCCGATACCGCAATGTACACCGCTAAAGAGAGCGGCCGCGGCAAGTTCTGCGTCTTCTCGCCGGAGATGAACCAACGCGTGTTTGAATATCTGTGGCTGGATACCAACCTGCGTAAAGCGCTTGATAATGACCAGTTGCTGATCCATTACCAGCCGAAAATGACCTGGCGCGGCGAAGTCAGAAGCCTGGAAGCGCTGGTACGCTGGCAGTCTCCCGAGCGCGGGCTGATCCCCCCGATGGAGTTTATCTCTTACGCCGAAGAGTCTGGTTTGATCGTGCCGCTTGGCCGCTGGGTGATGCTGGATGTTGTCCGTCAGGTCGCGAAATGGCGCGATAAAGGCATCAACCTGCGCGTGGCGGTCAACGTCTCTGCTCGCCAGCTGGCCGACCAGACGATCTTTAGCGATTTAAAGCAGGCGCTGAGCGATCTTAATTTTGAATACTGTCCCATCGACGTTGAGTTGACCGAAAGCTGTTTGATTGAAAATGAAGAGCTGGCGCTCTCCGTCATTCAGCAGTTTAGTCAGCTCGGCGCACAGATCCATCTGGATGATTTTGGCACCGGGTACTCCTCCCTCTCGCAGCTGGCGCGCTTCCCAATCGATGCCATCAAGCTGGACCAGTCTTTTGTGCGGGATATTCATAAGCAGTCGATCTCCCAGTCGCTGGTCAGAGCGATTGTAGCCGTCGCGCAGGCGTTAAATTTGCAAGTCATCGCGGAAGGGGTGGAAAGTGCGAAAGAAGACGCCTTTCTCACGAAGAATGGCGTCAACGAGCGGCAGGGTTTTCTCTTTGCGAAGCCTATGCCCGCAGCCGCATTCGAGCGATGGCTAAAACGTTATCAGGCGCGACACATGCGTTAG
- a CDS encoding exoribonuclease II has translation MFQDNPLLAQLKQQLHSQTPRAEGVVKATEKGFGFLEVDGQKSYFIPPPQMKKVMHGDRISAVIHTEKERESAEPEALIEPFLTRFVGKVHKKDDRLSIVPDHPLLKDAIPCRAERGVEHDFKEGDWAVAEMRRHPLKGDRGFYAELTQFITYGDDHFVPWWVTLARHNLEKEAPDGVATDMQDEGLTRRDLTALDFVTIDSASTEDMDDALFAEEAADGKLHLTVAIADPTAWIVEGSKLDEMAKVRSFTNYLPGFNIPMLPRELSDDLCSLRPHEVRPVLACRMTIAADGTIEDDIEFFSATIESKAKLAYDNVSDWLDNTGSWTPDSEAIATQIRLLHRVCLNRSEWRKTHALVFKDRPDYRFVLGEKGEVLDIVAEPRRIANRIVEEAMISANICAARILRDKLGFGIYNVHTGFDPANTDALAALLKTHDVHVDPEEVLTLPGFCKLRRELDAQPSGFLDSRIRRFQSFAEISTEPGPHFGLGLEAYATWTSPIRKYGDMVNHRLLKAIIKGESIARPQDETTLQMAERRRLNRMAERDVGDWLYARFLNDKAGTDTRFPAEIIDISRGGMRVRLVDNGAVAFIPAPFLHAVRDELVCSQENGTVQIKGETVYKVTDVIDVNIAEVRMETRSVIARPVA, from the coding sequence ATGTTTCAGGACAACCCGCTGCTAGCGCAGCTTAAACAGCAACTGCATTCCCAGACGCCGCGTGCAGAAGGGGTCGTAAAAGCCACGGAAAAGGGCTTTGGCTTCCTTGAAGTTGACGGTCAGAAAAGCTACTTCATTCCGCCTCCGCAGATGAAGAAAGTGATGCATGGCGACCGCATTTCAGCCGTCATTCATACTGAAAAGGAACGGGAATCCGCCGAGCCGGAAGCACTCATCGAACCGTTCCTGACGCGTTTCGTTGGCAAGGTACACAAGAAAGACGATCGTCTTTCCATCGTGCCGGATCACCCTCTGCTCAAAGATGCCATCCCGTGCCGTGCCGAGCGTGGCGTTGAGCATGATTTTAAAGAAGGTGACTGGGCCGTGGCTGAAATGCGCCGTCATCCTCTGAAAGGCGATCGCGGTTTTTACGCGGAGCTGACCCAGTTCATCACCTACGGCGACGATCATTTCGTGCCGTGGTGGGTGACGCTGGCGCGCCATAATCTCGAAAAAGAAGCACCAGACGGCGTGGCGACAGACATGCAGGATGAAGGTCTGACGCGTCGCGATCTGACGGCCCTGGATTTTGTCACCATCGACAGCGCCAGCACCGAAGATATGGACGATGCCCTGTTTGCGGAAGAAGCGGCAGACGGCAAACTGCATCTGACCGTCGCCATTGCCGACCCGACCGCGTGGATTGTCGAAGGCAGCAAGCTGGACGAAATGGCGAAAGTGCGCTCATTCACCAACTACCTGCCGGGCTTTAATATCCCTATGCTGCCGCGCGAGCTCTCAGACGACCTCTGTTCGCTGCGTCCGCATGAAGTCCGCCCGGTGCTTGCCTGCCGCATGACGATTGCTGCGGACGGTACCATTGAAGACGATATTGAATTCTTCTCCGCGACCATCGAATCGAAAGCCAAACTCGCCTACGACAATGTCTCCGACTGGCTGGACAACACCGGCAGCTGGACACCAGACAGCGAAGCCATCGCCACGCAAATCCGCCTGCTGCACCGCGTCTGCCTGAACCGCAGCGAATGGCGTAAAACCCATGCGCTGGTGTTCAAAGACCGTCCGGATTATCGCTTTGTACTCGGTGAGAAAGGCGAAGTGCTGGATATCGTGGCAGAGCCGCGCCGCATTGCGAACCGCATCGTTGAAGAGGCGATGATTTCGGCCAACATCTGTGCCGCCCGCATCCTGCGCGATAAGTTAGGCTTTGGTATCTATAACGTGCATACCGGTTTTGATCCGGCGAATACCGACGCGCTGGCGGCGCTGCTGAAGACGCATGACGTGCATGTCGATCCTGAAGAAGTCCTGACCCTGCCGGGCTTCTGCAAACTGCGCCGCGAACTCGATGCCCAGCCGTCTGGCTTCCTTGACAGCCGCATTCGCCGCTTCCAGTCGTTTGCTGAAATCAGCACCGAACCGGGTCCGCACTTCGGGCTGGGCCTGGAAGCCTACGCGACCTGGACCTCCCCAATCCGTAAGTACGGCGATATGGTGAACCACCGTCTGCTGAAGGCCATCATCAAAGGGGAATCCATCGCGCGTCCTCAGGATGAAACCACGCTGCAGATGGCCGAGCGCCGCCGCCTGAACCGCATGGCAGAACGCGACGTTGGTGACTGGCTGTATGCCCGTTTCCTGAATGACAAGGCTGGCACCGATACCCGCTTCCCGGCGGAGATCATCGATATCAGCCGCGGCGGTATGCGCGTGCGTCTGGTGGATAACGGAGCCGTCGCCTTCATTCCTGCGCCGTTCCTGCATGCGGTGCGTGACGAACTGGTTTGCAGCCAGGAAAATGGCACCGTGCAGATCAAAGGGGAAACGGTTTACAAAGTCACGGATGTGATCGATGTAAACATCGCGGAAGTCCGTATGGAAACCCGCAGCGTCATCGCGCGCCCTGTCGCCTGA
- the fabI gene encoding enoyl-ACP reductase FabI, with translation MGFLSGKRILVTGVASKLSIAYGIAQAMHREGAELAFTYQNDKLKGRVEEFAAQLGSSIVLECDVAQDESIDGMFAELAKTWEKFDGFVHSIGFAPGDQLDGDYVNAVTREGFKIAHDISSYSFVAMAKACRTMLNPGSALLTLSYLGAERAIPNYNVMGLAKASLEANVRYMANAMGPEGVRVNGISAGPIRTLAASGIKDFRKMLAHCEAVTPIRRTVTIEDVGNSAAFLCSDLSAGISGEVVHVDGGFNIAAMNELEIK, from the coding sequence ATGGGTTTTCTTTCCGGTAAGCGCATTCTGGTTACTGGCGTAGCCAGCAAACTGTCCATCGCATACGGCATCGCACAGGCTATGCATCGCGAAGGCGCTGAGCTGGCGTTCACCTACCAGAACGACAAGCTGAAAGGCCGCGTTGAAGAGTTTGCCGCGCAGCTGGGTTCCAGCATTGTTCTGGAATGCGACGTTGCACAAGACGAAAGCATTGATGGCATGTTTGCTGAACTGGCAAAAACGTGGGAGAAGTTTGACGGTTTCGTTCACTCCATCGGCTTCGCGCCTGGCGATCAGCTGGACGGCGACTACGTTAACGCGGTAACCCGTGAAGGTTTCAAAATCGCGCACGACATCAGCTCCTACAGCTTCGTGGCGATGGCGAAAGCCTGTCGTACCATGCTGAACCCAGGCTCTGCCCTGCTGACTCTGTCCTACCTGGGCGCAGAGCGCGCTATCCCTAACTACAACGTGATGGGTCTGGCTAAAGCCTCTCTGGAAGCCAACGTGCGCTATATGGCGAACGCAATGGGTCCTGAAGGCGTGCGCGTCAACGGTATCTCCGCTGGCCCAATCCGCACCCTGGCCGCTTCCGGCATCAAAGATTTCCGTAAAATGCTGGCACATTGCGAAGCGGTTACGCCAATTCGTCGTACCGTTACCATTGAAGATGTGGGTAACTCTGCAGCATTCCTGTGCTCTGACCTCTCTGCGGGTATCTCCGGCGAAGTGGTTCACGTTGACGGCGGTTTCAACATCGCGGCAATGAACGAGCTGGAAATTAAATAA